The following proteins come from a genomic window of Bradyrhizobium paxllaeri:
- a CDS encoding BolA family protein: protein MSTRDIIINKLREAFLPESLDVADESHLHEGHAGHRPGGETHFRVYIVSPAFEGKSRIERHRMVNATLEAELRGSVHALAIRAQAPGEAAR from the coding sequence ATGAGCACCAGGGATATTATCATAAACAAGTTGCGTGAAGCTTTCTTGCCGGAAAGCCTCGACGTCGCGGACGAATCTCATCTGCATGAGGGCCATGCCGGCCACAGACCGGGCGGCGAGACGCACTTCAGAGTGTATATCGTGTCTCCGGCCTTCGAAGGGAAGAGCCGGATCGAGCGCCACCGCATGGTAAATGCGACGCTTGAGGCGGAACTCAGGGGATCCGTCCATGCGCTCGCCATCAGGGCGCAGGCGCCGGGAGAAGCCGCCCGGTAA